GGGAATCAAGCGCCCCAGCGCTGATTACCGACTTCGTCAACTCGAAACCGACGGCAAGGTGGAGAGTAAGATGATCGGGAACTCTCTCGCATGGAGTCTGACTCCGGAGGCTAAAGCATGAGCACTGACTCCAGCAGCAATCACGACCCGCCGACGGGCACCACGATCACGCTTACCCGTGAAACCAACTGGTGGGTCGCAAAGGATGAAGAAACCGGCGTCGCCAGTCAGGGTAAGAGCCGCCAGGAGGCACTTGAAAACCTCGATGAAGCACTTCACGGCTATCATGGAGATGGCGACCCTCCTAGCGACGAGGATCTCCGCGAGATGGGGATTGACCCCGAGAACAACACCTCCGACTCTCTCGATGACTCGGAAATTTTCGAGTAACCTCTCCTACTACCAATGTCGTACTCGCCGTTCTCAGGACGAGACGTAGTGAAGGTGATGGTCAACAGCGGAATCTACGAGTGGAAGCGCACGCGCGGCGACCATGCGATCCTCCGCTGGGAGCCGCCCGAGGACCACGACGCCGAAGCGCGTACCGTCCCAGTCCCGCTTCACGACGAGATCAGCGAGGGCACGCTCAAAGACATCGCAGATCAGGCCGGCGCGAACGACTACCAGAAATTCAAAGCCTGGATCGACCAAAACCGATAATTGACGGGGACTGGAACCCACTCGACCACTCACACCCCAGTGTGGCCTAGATCAACGTGGAATCGTGTGGCGAGATGCGTAAGGACACCATCGACGCCATTGAAGTCCTGTGCGAGAAGGATAGACCAAGTCACCACAGGGAACAGATTAGGAAGTCATAGAACGGATGGCATACCAGTATTGCTCCCCCGGGAATCGTTCCATAGAGTGAATTGATCTAACAACTTTACCAATGGAGTGTGTTATATCTAACATACGCTTATGAACGGGCCGACAAGACGTGATTTCCTCTCGGTTGTTTGCGGAACTTCTCTGGTAGTTACCTTGCCAGGGTGTCTTGATATTCTGGCTGATGAAGACCGACAAC
This genomic stretch from Natranaeroarchaeum aerophilus harbors:
- a CDS encoding winged helix-turn-helix transcriptional regulator — translated: MSESERDERGRFSAKHSDDEVLVAVQKHGPAGTTEVAEELGIKRPSADYRLRQLETDGKVESKMIGNSLAWSLTPEAKA
- a CDS encoding type II toxin-antitoxin system HicB family antitoxin is translated as MSTDSSSNHDPPTGTTITLTRETNWWVAKDEETGVASQGKSRQEALENLDEALHGYHGDGDPPSDEDLREMGIDPENNTSDSLDDSEIFE
- a CDS encoding type II toxin-antitoxin system HicA family toxin; this encodes MSYSPFSGRDVVKVMVNSGIYEWKRTRGDHAILRWEPPEDHDAEARTVPVPLHDEISEGTLKDIADQAGANDYQKFKAWIDQNR